In Streptomyces sp. RFCAC02, the following proteins share a genomic window:
- the fmt gene encoding methionyl-tRNA formyltransferase — protein sequence MRLVFAGTPEVAVPALDALLASDRHEVAAVVTRPDAPAGRGRRLVASPVAERAREAGIEILRPERPRDPAFQDRLRAIAPDCCPVVAYGALLPKSALEIPRHGWVNLHFSLLPAWRGAAPVQHAVLAGDDMTGASTFLIEEGLDSGPVYGVLTEEIRPDDTSGDLLTRLALAGAGLLAATMDGIEDGSLRPAPQPADGVTLAPKLTVEDAAVDWSVPALAVHRRVRACTPAPGAWTLFRGERLKIRALTPAPDREGLAPGELAAAKQTVHVGTGSHAVALEWVQPQGRKPMRAADWARGVRVAAGERLGV from the coding sequence ATGAGGCTCGTCTTCGCCGGTACCCCCGAGGTCGCCGTCCCCGCCCTGGACGCCCTGCTCGCGTCGGACCGGCACGAGGTCGCCGCCGTGGTCACCCGGCCGGACGCGCCGGCCGGACGCGGCCGCCGCCTGGTCGCCAGCCCGGTCGCCGAACGGGCGCGGGAGGCGGGCATCGAGATCCTGCGCCCCGAGCGCCCGCGCGACCCCGCCTTCCAGGACCGGCTGCGCGCCATCGCGCCCGACTGCTGCCCCGTCGTCGCGTACGGCGCGCTGCTCCCGAAGTCGGCGCTGGAGATCCCGCGCCACGGATGGGTGAACCTCCACTTCTCCCTGCTGCCCGCCTGGCGCGGCGCCGCGCCCGTGCAGCACGCCGTCCTCGCGGGCGACGACATGACGGGCGCCAGCACGTTCCTCATCGAGGAGGGCCTCGACTCGGGACCCGTCTACGGCGTGCTCACCGAGGAGATCCGGCCCGACGACACCAGCGGTGACCTGCTGACCCGGCTCGCCCTCGCCGGCGCCGGGCTGCTCGCGGCGACGATGGACGGCATCGAGGACGGCTCGCTGCGGCCCGCCCCGCAGCCGGCGGACGGCGTCACCCTGGCACCCAAGCTCACGGTCGAGGACGCGGCCGTCGACTGGTCCGTCCCCGCGCTCGCCGTCCACCGCCGCGTGCGCGCCTGCACCCCGGCGCCCGGCGCGTGGACCCTTTTCCGGGGCGAACGGCTCAAGATCAGGGCGCTCACCCCCGCGCCGGATCGCGAGGGCCTCGCCCCCGGGGAACTGGCCGCCGCCAAGCAGACCGTGCACGTCGGCACCGGCTCGCACGCCGTCGCGCTGGAGTGGGTGCAGCCGCAGGGCCGGAAGCCGATGCGCGCCGCCGACTGGGCGCGCGGTGTCCGGGTGGCGGCGGGCGAGCGCCTCGGCGTCTGA
- a CDS encoding primosomal protein N': MSGEERGPGGGEQLALVGRAAHRARPPRARPRTWRDAPLAEHLPVARVLVDKGLAHLDRLFDYAVPAAMDADARPGVRVRVRFGAGQRDGRREGGRLINGFVVERRADSDFPGVLAPLAQVLSPEPVLTPALLGLCRAVADRYAGSLADVVQLAVPPRMARAERAPSPPAPAPPPVPEPAGWARYPGAAGWFGALADGRAPRAVWTALPGPGWPRELARALAAALAAGRGAIAVLPDGRAAARVDAALTGLIGPGHHVLLTADAGPEARYRRWLAVNRGAVRCVVGTRAAMFAPVTGLGLVVLWDDGDTAHHDDNAPRPHARDVLVLRSAQEHTALLLGGHSHTAEAAQLVETGWARPLAADRATVRAVAPLVRTTGDGDESRDPAARTARLPSLAWGTLRDGLAHGPVLVQVPRRGYAPRLACDRCRAPARCARCHGPLAATGPAEALACAWCGTPEPARRCPECGATGLRAVVIGARRTAEELGRAFPAVPVRTSGRDHVLATVPDRPALVVSTPGAEPVPEGSGYAAALLLDGWALLGRQDLRAGEEALRLWMNAAALVRPRADGGTVVVLGEPGERPVQALVRWDPAGHALRELADRAALGFPPAARMAAVTGTPDAVAGLLATAELPPGAQVLGPVPLPVLPPGRPRRVGDPPPGEQWERVLVRVPTGGGHALAAALRTAQALRLARRDTPPARIVIDPRDIG, translated from the coding sequence GTGAGCGGGGAAGAGCGCGGGCCGGGCGGCGGGGAGCAGCTCGCCCTCGTCGGCCGGGCGGCGCACCGCGCCCGTCCGCCGCGCGCCCGGCCCCGTACCTGGCGCGACGCGCCCCTCGCCGAGCACCTGCCGGTGGCCCGTGTCCTCGTCGACAAGGGCCTCGCCCACCTCGACCGTCTCTTCGACTACGCGGTCCCCGCCGCCATGGACGCCGACGCCCGCCCCGGGGTGCGGGTGCGCGTCAGGTTCGGCGCGGGCCAGCGCGACGGCCGCCGCGAGGGCGGCCGGCTGATCAACGGCTTCGTCGTCGAGCGCCGTGCCGACAGCGACTTCCCCGGCGTCCTGGCGCCCCTCGCGCAGGTCCTGTCGCCCGAGCCCGTCCTCACGCCCGCGCTCCTCGGGCTGTGCCGGGCCGTCGCCGACCGGTACGCCGGCTCCCTCGCCGACGTGGTGCAGCTCGCCGTCCCGCCGCGGATGGCCCGCGCCGAACGGGCGCCGTCGCCCCCGGCACCGGCCCCGCCGCCCGTGCCGGAGCCCGCCGGCTGGGCACGCTACCCCGGCGCGGCCGGCTGGTTCGGGGCGCTGGCGGACGGCCGCGCGCCGCGCGCCGTGTGGACGGCCCTGCCCGGCCCCGGCTGGCCGCGTGAGCTGGCCCGCGCCCTCGCCGCCGCGCTCGCCGCCGGCCGGGGCGCCATCGCCGTCCTGCCGGACGGCCGCGCCGCCGCGCGCGTGGACGCCGCGCTCACCGGCCTGATCGGCCCGGGGCACCACGTCCTGCTGACCGCCGACGCCGGCCCCGAGGCCCGCTACCGCAGATGGCTCGCCGTCAACCGGGGCGCCGTGCGCTGCGTCGTCGGCACGCGGGCGGCGATGTTCGCGCCGGTCACCGGCCTCGGCCTGGTCGTCCTGTGGGACGACGGCGACACCGCCCACCACGACGACAACGCGCCGCGCCCCCACGCCAGGGACGTCCTCGTGCTGCGCTCAGCCCAGGAGCACACCGCCCTCCTCCTCGGCGGCCACAGCCACACCGCCGAGGCCGCCCAGCTCGTCGAGACCGGCTGGGCGCGCCCCCTCGCCGCCGACCGGGCGACGGTCCGCGCCGTCGCCCCCCTGGTCCGCACCACCGGCGACGGCGACGAGTCTCGCGACCCGGCCGCCCGTACCGCCCGGCTGCCCAGCCTCGCCTGGGGCACCCTGCGCGACGGCCTCGCGCACGGCCCGGTCCTCGTCCAGGTCCCCCGGCGCGGCTACGCCCCCCGCCTCGCCTGCGACCGGTGCCGCGCCCCCGCCCGCTGCGCGCGCTGCCACGGGCCGCTCGCCGCCACCGGCCCCGCCGAGGCCCTGGCGTGCGCCTGGTGCGGGACGCCGGAACCCGCCCGGCGGTGCCCCGAATGCGGCGCGACCGGGCTGCGCGCCGTCGTCATCGGCGCCCGGCGCACCGCCGAGGAGCTGGGCCGCGCGTTCCCCGCCGTGCCGGTGCGCACCTCCGGCCGCGACCACGTCCTCGCGACCGTGCCCGACCGGCCGGCCCTCGTCGTCAGCACCCCCGGCGCCGAGCCCGTGCCCGAGGGCTCCGGGTACGCGGCCGCGCTGCTGCTCGACGGGTGGGCGCTGCTCGGCCGTCAGGACCTGCGGGCCGGGGAGGAGGCCCTGCGCCTGTGGATGAACGCGGCCGCCCTCGTCCGGCCGCGCGCCGACGGCGGCACCGTCGTGGTGCTCGGGGAGCCGGGGGAGCGGCCCGTCCAGGCCCTCGTGCGCTGGGATCCGGCGGGCCACGCCCTGCGCGAACTGGCCGACCGCGCCGCGCTCGGTTTCCCCCCGGCCGCGCGGATGGCCGCCGTCACCGGAACGCCGGACGCCGTCGCCGGCCTGCTGGCCACGGCGGAGCTGCCGCCGGGCGCCCAGGTCCTCGGCCCGGTGCCGCTGCCCGTGCTCCCGCCGGGCCGCCCCCGCCGCGTCGGTGACCCGCCCCCCGGCGAGCAGTGGGAACGCGTGCTCGTCCGCGTGCCGACCGGCGGCGGCCACGCGCTCGCCGCCGCCCTCAGAACGGCCCAGGCCCTGCGGCTGGCCCGTCGCGACACCCCCCCGGCGCGGATCGTGATCGATCCGCGCGACATCGGCTGA
- the metK gene encoding methionine adenosyltransferase produces MSRRLFTSESVTEGHPDKIADQISDTILDALLKEDPASRVAVETMITTGLVHVAGEVTTQAYADIATLVRGKILEIGYDSSKKGFDGASCGVSVSIGSQSPDIAQGVDTAYETRVGGEEDELDRQGAGDQGLMFGYACDETPELMPLPIRLAHRLSARLSEVRKNGTIPYLRPDGKTQVTIEYDGDKAVRLDTVVVSSQHASDIDLDSLLAPDIQEFVVEPELKALIGDGIKLDTEGYRLLVNPTGRFEVGGPMGDAGLTGRKIIIDTYGGMARHGGGAFSGKDPSKVDRSAAYAMRWVAKNVVAAGLAGRCEVQVAYAIGKAEPVGLFVETFGTATVPVERIEQAITEVFDLRPAAIIRDLDLLRPIYSQTAAYGHFGRELPDFTWERTDRVDALRAVAGV; encoded by the coding sequence GTGTCCCGCCGCCTCTTCACCTCGGAATCGGTGACCGAGGGTCACCCCGACAAGATCGCCGACCAGATCAGCGACACGATCCTCGACGCGCTCCTCAAGGAGGACCCGGCGTCCCGGGTCGCCGTCGAGACCATGATCACCACCGGTCTGGTGCATGTCGCCGGCGAGGTCACCACGCAGGCGTACGCGGACATCGCGACGCTGGTGCGGGGCAAGATCCTGGAGATCGGGTACGACTCGTCCAAGAAGGGCTTCGACGGCGCGTCCTGCGGCGTCTCGGTGTCCATCGGCTCCCAGTCGCCCGACATCGCGCAGGGCGTGGACACCGCCTACGAGACCCGCGTCGGCGGCGAGGAGGACGAGCTCGACCGGCAGGGCGCCGGCGACCAGGGCCTCATGTTCGGCTACGCCTGCGACGAGACGCCCGAGCTGATGCCGCTGCCGATCCGGCTGGCGCACCGTCTCTCCGCCCGCCTGTCCGAGGTCAGGAAGAACGGCACCATCCCCTACCTGCGGCCCGACGGCAAGACGCAGGTCACCATCGAGTACGACGGGGACAAGGCCGTCCGCCTCGACACCGTGGTCGTCTCCAGCCAGCACGCCTCCGACATCGACCTGGACTCGCTGCTCGCGCCCGACATCCAGGAGTTCGTCGTCGAGCCGGAGCTGAAGGCGCTGATCGGCGACGGCATCAAGCTCGACACCGAGGGCTACCGCCTCCTGGTCAACCCGACCGGCCGCTTCGAGGTCGGCGGCCCGATGGGCGACGCGGGCCTGACCGGCCGCAAGATCATCATCGACACGTACGGCGGCATGGCCCGCCACGGCGGCGGCGCGTTCTCCGGCAAGGACCCGTCCAAGGTCGACCGCTCCGCCGCGTACGCGATGCGCTGGGTCGCCAAGAACGTCGTGGCCGCGGGCCTCGCCGGCCGCTGCGAGGTCCAGGTCGCCTACGCCATCGGCAAGGCCGAGCCGGTCGGGCTGTTCGTGGAGACCTTCGGCACGGCCACCGTGCCCGTCGAGCGGATCGAGCAGGCCATCACCGAGGTCTTCGACCTGCGGCCCGCCGCGATCATCCGGGACCTCGACCTCCTGCGCCCCATCTACTCGCAGACCGCCGCCTACGGCCACTTCGGCCGCGAGCTGCCGGACTTCACCTGGGAGCGCACCGACCGCGTCGACGCGCTGCGGGCCGTCGCCGGGGTCTGA
- the coaBC gene encoding bifunctional phosphopantothenoylcysteine decarboxylase/phosphopantothenate--cysteine ligase CoaBC, translated as MGQPRIVLGVGGGIAAYKACELLRRFTESGHAVRVVPTASALRFVGAATWSALSGQPVATEVWEDVHEVPHVRLGQEADLVVIAPATADVLARAAGGRADDLLTNVLLTARCPVVFAPAMHTEMWEHPATVENVATLRRRGALVIEPAEGRLTGADTGRGRLPDPAEIFAFCRRVVARGAGAGARDLAGRHVVVSAGGTREPLDPVRYLGNHSSGKQGYALAATAAARGARVTLVAANTALPDPAGVRVVPVGTAEELGAAVRAAAAGADAVVMAAAVADFRPAETSARKIKKRDGEDPAPIALVRNPDVLAGLAADRSPGRVVAGFAAETDDVLANGRAKLARKGCDLLVVNRVGGGLGFGSDENEAVILDADGGETPVPRGPKEDLADRVWDAVARRWAAA; from the coding sequence ATGGGCCAGCCCAGGATCGTGCTGGGGGTGGGCGGCGGAATCGCCGCCTACAAGGCGTGCGAGCTGCTGCGGCGGTTCACCGAGTCGGGGCACGCCGTACGGGTCGTGCCGACGGCGTCGGCGCTGCGGTTCGTCGGCGCAGCCACCTGGTCGGCGCTCTCGGGGCAGCCGGTCGCCACCGAGGTCTGGGAGGACGTGCACGAGGTCCCGCACGTGCGGCTCGGGCAGGAGGCCGACCTCGTCGTCATCGCCCCCGCCACCGCCGACGTGCTCGCCCGCGCGGCCGGCGGGCGGGCCGACGACCTCCTGACCAACGTCCTGCTCACCGCCCGCTGCCCGGTCGTCTTCGCGCCCGCCATGCACACCGAGATGTGGGAGCACCCCGCGACCGTGGAGAACGTCGCCACGCTCCGCCGCCGCGGCGCGCTCGTGATCGAGCCGGCCGAGGGGCGGCTCACCGGTGCCGACACCGGCCGGGGCCGGCTGCCCGACCCGGCGGAGATCTTCGCGTTCTGCCGCCGGGTCGTCGCGCGCGGCGCGGGCGCCGGCGCGCGGGACCTCGCCGGCCGGCACGTCGTCGTCAGCGCCGGCGGCACCCGCGAACCCCTCGACCCGGTCCGCTACCTCGGCAACCACTCGTCCGGCAAGCAGGGGTACGCCCTCGCGGCGACCGCCGCCGCGCGCGGTGCCCGGGTCACCCTGGTCGCCGCCAACACGGCGCTGCCCGACCCGGCCGGCGTCCGGGTCGTGCCGGTCGGCACCGCCGAGGAGCTGGGCGCCGCGGTCCGCGCGGCCGCCGCCGGGGCCGACGCCGTCGTGATGGCCGCCGCCGTCGCCGACTTCCGCCCCGCCGAGACGTCAGCGCGGAAGATCAAGAAGCGTGACGGCGAGGACCCGGCGCCCATCGCGCTGGTCCGCAACCCCGACGTCCTCGCCGGGCTCGCGGCCGACCGCAGCCCCGGCCGGGTCGTGGCCGGCTTCGCCGCCGAGACGGACGACGTCCTCGCGAACGGCCGCGCCAAGCTCGCCCGCAAGGGCTGCGACCTCCTCGTCGTGAACCGCGTCGGCGGCGGCCTCGGCTTCGGCAGCGACGAGAACGAGGCGGTCATCCTCGACGCGGACGGCGGTGAGACGCCCGTCCCGCGCGGCCCGAAGGAGGACCTCGCCGACCGGGTCTGGGACGCGGTGGCGCGCCGCTGGGCCGCGGCCTGA
- the rpoZ gene encoding DNA-directed RNA polymerase subunit omega encodes MSSSMTTPEGIINPPIDELLEATDSKYSLVIYAAKRARQINAYYSQLGEGLLEYVGPLVDTHVHEKPLSIALREINAGLLTSEAVEGATD; translated from the coding sequence GTGTCCTCCTCCATGACCACGCCCGAGGGCATCATCAACCCGCCGATCGACGAGCTCCTGGAGGCCACCGACTCCAAGTACAGCCTGGTCATCTACGCGGCCAAGCGCGCGCGGCAGATCAACGCCTACTACTCCCAGCTCGGTGAGGGCCTCCTGGAGTACGTCGGCCCGCTCGTGGACACCCACGTGCACGAGAAGCCGCTGTCCATCGCGCTGCGCGAGATCAACGCGGGCCTCCTCACCTCCGAGGCCGTCGAAGGCGCCACGGACTAG
- the gmk gene encoding guanylate kinase, producing MTDRPRLTVLSGPSGVGKSTVVAHLRNAHPELWLSVSATTRRPRPGERHGVQYFFVDDEEFDKLVANGELLEWAEFAGNRYGTPRRAVLTRLERGEPVLLEIDLQGARQVRASMPEARLVFLAPPSWDELVRRLTGRGTEPPEVIERRLAAARTELAAEPEFDVTLVNTSVEDVAAELLALIR from the coding sequence ATGACCGATCGTCCGCGACTGACCGTGCTCTCCGGCCCCTCAGGGGTCGGCAAGAGCACGGTCGTCGCCCATCTGCGCAACGCCCACCCCGAACTGTGGCTGTCCGTCTCCGCCACCACACGGCGGCCCCGGCCCGGTGAACGCCACGGTGTCCAGTACTTCTTCGTGGACGACGAGGAGTTCGACAAACTGGTCGCCAACGGCGAGCTGCTGGAGTGGGCCGAGTTCGCGGGCAACCGCTACGGCACCCCCCGCCGCGCCGTGCTGACACGGCTGGAGCGGGGGGAGCCGGTGCTCCTGGAGATCGACCTCCAGGGCGCCCGCCAGGTCCGCGCCTCGATGCCGGAGGCGCGGCTCGTGTTCCTCGCGCCGCCCAGCTGGGACGAACTGGTGCGCCGCCTCACCGGCCGCGGCACGGAGCCGCCCGAGGTCATCGAACGCCGCCTCGCCGCGGCCCGTACGGAGCTGGCGGCCGAGCCGGAGTTCGACGTCACCCTGGTGAACACCTCGGTCGAGGACGTCGCGGCCGAACTGCTAGCCTTGATTCGTTGA
- a CDS encoding integration host factor, with product MALPPLTPEQRAAALQKAAAARRERAEVKNRLKHSGASLHEVIKQGQENAVIGKMKVSALLESMPGVGKVRARQIMERLGISESRRVGGLGSNQIAALEREFGSGAA from the coding sequence GTGGCTCTTCCACCCCTTACCCCTGAACAGCGCGCAGCCGCGCTTCAGAAGGCCGCCGCGGCTCGCCGGGAGCGCGCCGAGGTCAAGAATCGGCTCAAGCACTCCGGCGCCTCGCTGCACGAGGTCATCAAGCAGGGCCAGGAGAACGCTGTCATCGGCAAGATGAAGGTGAGCGCCCTGCTGGAGTCGATGCCCGGCGTCGGCAAGGTGCGCGCGCGGCAGATCATGGAGCGCCTCGGCATCTCCGAGAGCCGCCGGGTCGGCGGTCTCGGCTCCAACCAGATCGCCGCGCTGGAGCGCGAGTTCGGCTCCGGCGCCGCCTGA
- the pyrF gene encoding orotidine-5'-phosphate decarboxylase produces MTAAPAPRTPQDAAAPEPFGARLRRAMDTRGPLCVGIDPHAALLERWGLTDDIAGLERFAGTVVEALAERVAVLKPQSAFFERFGSRGVAVLERTVRDARAAGALVLMDAKRGDIGSTLAAYAATYLGDGAPLRSDAVTLNPYLGYEALRPALDLAAATGAGVFVLALTSNPEGAEVQSAVTADGTPLGRLVLDRLRAENGDAAPMGSFGAVVGTTLGAAPPDPAALAVNGPLLAPGIGAQGATAADLPRVFGPAVGNALPSISRGVLKHGPDTGALRDAAAREVELIARHTGCGA; encoded by the coding sequence ATGACGGCAGCCCCCGCCCCGCGCACACCGCAGGACGCGGCAGCGCCCGAGCCGTTCGGCGCGCGCCTGCGCCGCGCCATGGACACGCGCGGCCCGCTGTGCGTCGGAATCGACCCGCACGCGGCGCTGCTGGAGCGGTGGGGCCTCACCGACGACATCGCCGGGCTCGAACGCTTCGCCGGCACCGTCGTCGAGGCCCTCGCCGAACGGGTCGCCGTCCTCAAGCCCCAGAGCGCGTTCTTCGAGCGGTTCGGCTCCCGTGGCGTGGCCGTGCTGGAGCGCACCGTGCGGGACGCCCGCGCGGCCGGGGCGCTCGTCCTCATGGACGCCAAGCGTGGCGACATCGGCTCCACCCTCGCGGCCTACGCGGCCACCTACCTCGGCGACGGCGCCCCCCTGCGCTCCGACGCGGTGACCCTCAACCCGTACCTGGGCTACGAGGCGCTGCGCCCCGCCCTCGACCTCGCCGCCGCCACCGGCGCCGGAGTCTTCGTGCTCGCCCTCACCTCCAACCCCGAGGGCGCCGAGGTGCAGTCGGCCGTCACCGCCGACGGCACACCGCTCGGCCGGCTCGTCCTGGACCGGCTGCGCGCGGAGAACGGGGACGCGGCGCCCATGGGATCGTTCGGCGCGGTCGTGGGCACCACGCTCGGTGCCGCGCCGCCCGACCCGGCCGCGCTCGCCGTCAACGGGCCGCTCCTCGCGCCCGGCATCGGCGCGCAGGGCGCCACGGCGGCCGATCTCCCGCGGGTGTTCGGCCCCGCCGTGGGGAACGCGCTGCCCTCCATCAGCCGCGGTGTCCTCAAGCACGGCCCCGACACTGGGGCGCTGCGTGACGCGGCGGCCCGTGAGGTGGAACTCATCGCGCGCCACACCGGATGCGGAGCGTGA
- a CDS encoding quinone-dependent dihydroorotate dehydrogenase, protein MSLYDALYRRVLVRIEAERAHRLAFGLIRTAARVPVARAAVAAAFAPPHPELAVTAFGLRMPGPFGLAAGFDKNAVGIDGLALLGFDHVEIGTVTGRPQPGNPRPRLFRLVRDRALLNRMGFNNDGSAAVAVRLARRGRRRGGPVVGVNIGKTKAVPEAEAVADYVTSAERLARYADYLVVNVSSPNTPGLRDLQATDRLRPLLTAVREAADRTVTGRRVPLLVKIAPDLADEDIDAVADLAVELGLDGIIATNTTISRAGLTTSPEAVAALGAGGVSGAPLRARSLAVLSRLYRRVGDRVTLVGVGGIETADDAWARILAGATLVQGYSGFIYAGPAWVRTLHRGLAQRLAASPYTTLADAVGAHAGRTPA, encoded by the coding sequence GTGAGTCTCTACGACGCGCTCTACCGGCGAGTCCTCGTCCGGATCGAGGCCGAACGCGCGCACCGGCTCGCGTTCGGGCTCATCCGCACCGCCGCCCGCGTCCCCGTGGCGCGGGCGGCGGTGGCGGCGGCCTTCGCGCCGCCGCACCCGGAGCTGGCCGTGACGGCGTTCGGCCTGCGGATGCCGGGTCCTTTCGGCCTCGCGGCCGGCTTCGACAAGAACGCGGTCGGCATCGACGGGCTCGCCCTGCTCGGCTTCGACCACGTGGAGATCGGCACCGTCACCGGCCGCCCGCAGCCCGGCAACCCGCGGCCCCGCCTCTTCCGGCTGGTCCGCGACCGCGCCCTGCTCAACCGCATGGGCTTCAACAACGACGGGTCGGCGGCCGTGGCGGTCCGCCTGGCCCGCCGGGGCCGGCGGCGCGGCGGGCCCGTCGTCGGCGTCAACATCGGCAAGACCAAGGCCGTCCCGGAGGCCGAGGCCGTCGCCGACTACGTCACCTCGGCGGAACGCCTCGCCCGGTACGCCGACTACCTGGTGGTCAACGTCTCCTCTCCCAACACCCCGGGGCTGCGCGACCTCCAGGCCACCGACCGGCTGCGGCCCCTGCTGACCGCCGTACGGGAGGCCGCCGACCGCACGGTGACCGGCCGCCGTGTCCCGCTGCTGGTCAAGATCGCGCCCGACCTCGCCGACGAGGACATCGACGCGGTCGCCGACCTCGCCGTGGAACTGGGACTCGACGGCATCATCGCCACCAACACGACGATCTCCCGCGCGGGGCTGACCACCTCCCCGGAGGCCGTCGCCGCCCTCGGCGCCGGCGGCGTCTCGGGCGCCCCGCTCAGGGCACGGTCCCTCGCCGTCCTGTCCCGCCTGTACCGGCGGGTCGGCGACCGGGTGACGCTCGTCGGCGTCGGCGGCATCGAGACCGCCGACGACGCGTGGGCGCGCATCCTCGCCGGCGCGACCCTCGTCCAGGGGTACAGCGGCTTCATCTACGCCGGCCCCGCCTGGGTCCGCACGCTGCACCGCGGCCTCGCCCAGCGGCTCGCGGCCAGCCCGTACACGACCCTCGCCGACGCGGTCGGCGCCCACGCAGGAAGGACCCCCGCATGA